Proteins co-encoded in one Maylandia zebra isolate NMK-2024a linkage group LG16, Mzebra_GT3a, whole genome shotgun sequence genomic window:
- the klf5b gene encoding Krueppel-like factor 5 has product MAAAVRNNNVWVAPRQDAQFLQKTSAPLTSDGLRGEDHGQVLCNTRDAIPGTSSFHDYNLGKSEMDSYLCSQPQDVVNSKMMCRDSTLALEPPFTEDFASPYSVSMSFLLPDVTYLHPGLCRTVRQIKTEPTNSLMHPACQGSGVSPAVSEYPGFFCAADTASGNFVIKQEVPDFQDVPLFQLLNSDLEQLIHSSQVNPIPIAPLSIPTGNVHAGPVPNSTKPASSLQNECFSFNRRVGHQPGSTYLPPSPPNSEPSSPDRGKGVLHNLSPPPSYEASIASKLNFETHNSIDLGQTPSIAPIQNQDQISTSGFIQSSGSGPVQRSSLTPVQTTSGIGPLSPVLAQSAPVKYNRRNNPDLERRRIHHCDVPGCQKVYTKSSHLKAHLRTHTGEKPYHCSWEGCEWRFARSDELTRHYRKHTGAKPFQCGVCNRCFSRSDHLALHMKRHQS; this is encoded by the exons ATGGCCGCTGCCGTGAGGAATAATAATGTTTGGGTTGCTCCGCGGCAGGACGCGCAGTTCCTCCAGAAAACCTCCGCACCATTGACATCCGACGGTCTTAGAGGTGAAGATCATGGACAAGTGCTCTGTAACACGAGGGATGCCATCCCGGGAACTTCCTCCTTCCACGATTACAATTTG GGTAAATCCGAGATGGACAGCTATTTGTGTTCACAACCACAGGATGTAGTAAATTCCAAAATGATGTGCAGAGACAGCACCCTGGCTCTAGAGCCACCTTTCACTGAGGACTTTGCCTCCCCTTACAGCGTCAGCATGAGTTTCCTCCTTCCCGATGTCACATATCTGCACCCAGGCCTTTGCAGGACTGTCAGACAGATCAAAACCGAGCCAACAAACTCTCTGATGCATCCCGCGTGCCAGGGGAGCGGAGTATCGCCAGCAGTCTCTGAATACCCAGGGTTTTTTTGCGCAGCTGACACTGCAAGTGGTAACTTCGTCATCAAGCAGGAAGTGCCAGATTTCCAGGACGTTCCCCTATTTCAGCTTTTGAACTCTGATCTGGAACAGCTCATTCACAGCTCGCAGGTGAACCCCATCCCCATAGCCCCGTTAAGCATTCCCACTGGGAATGTTCATGCTGGCCCAGTCCCGAATTCTACGAAACCTGCGAGCAGCTTGCAGAACGaatgtttttcatttaatcGACGCGTGGGCCATCAGCCAGGATCAACCTATCTGCCACCTTCTCCGCCAAACTCTGAGCCCTCAAGTCCAGACAGGGGCAAAGGAGTCCTTCACAACCTCTCCCCACCTCCATCCTATGAAGCCAGCATCGCCTCTAAGTTAAATTTTGAGACCCACAATTCCATTGACCTTGGACAGACACCCAGCATAGCTCCAATCCAAAACCAAGATCAAATTTCCACGTCTGGATTCATCCAAAGTTCAGGTTCTGGACCAGTACAGCGTTCAAGCCTGACACCAGTTCAAACAACGTCGGGTATTGGCCCGCTGTCCCCGGTGTTGGCTCAGTCGGCTCCAGTTAAGTACAATCGAAGGAATAATCCTGATCTGGAGAGACGGCGGATTCACCACTGTGACGTCCCAG gCTGTCAGAAAGTATACACAAAGTCATCTCACTTAAAGGCTCATCTGCGGACGCACACAG GTGAGAAGCCGTACCACTGttcctgggagggatgtgagtgGCGCTTCGCCCGCTCTGATGAGCTGACACGCCATTACAGGAAACACACCGGGGCAAAGCCTTTTCAGTGTGGAGTGTGTAACCGCTGTTTCTCCCGCTCTGACCACCTGGCCCTGCACATGAAGAGACACCAGAGCTAG